One Heptranchias perlo isolate sHepPer1 chromosome 5, sHepPer1.hap1, whole genome shotgun sequence DNA window includes the following coding sequences:
- the ube2j1 gene encoding ubiquitin-conjugating enzyme E2 J1 produces the protein MEVQYNLRNPAVKRLMKEAQELKDPTEQYHAQPLEDNLFEWHFTVRGPPDSDFDGGVYHGRIVLPPEYPMKPPSIILLTPNGRFEVGKKICLSISGHHPETWQPSWSIRTALLAIIGFMPTKGEGAIGSLDYTPDERKALAKKSQDFNCENCGSHMRTALLPCTASNIPSLADVEAKELAKQISFKAETNSATSAVAEPSPAQTPIISANQDVQVSHQIPFTHANPETEAITEIDGDGTHTGTQEPPQSRPNTTSLSPRQRRAQQQRQARRPTSPSYSHVRRPANTSQIGSTVLIVILTLALAALIFRRIYMANEYRFDYEL, from the exons CTGTCAAACGTTTAATGAAAGAAGCACAAGAACTGAAAGACCCTACAGAACAATACCACGCACAGCCTTTGGAG GATAATCTCTTTGAATGGCATTTCACTGTCCGGGGTCCTCCAGACTCTGATTTCGATGGTGGTGTTTACCATGGCCGAATTGTGCTTCCACCAGAATATCCCATGAAACCACCCAGCATTATTCTGCTAACA CCTAATGGAAGGTTTGAAGTAGGAAAGAAGATTTGTTTGAGCATCTCGGGACATCATCCTGAAACCTGGCAACCATCCTGGAGCA TACGGACTGCATTGTTGGCCATTATTGGGTTCATGCCAACAAAGGGAGAAGGAGCCATCGGTTCTCTGGATTACACTCCTGACGAGAGGAAAGCACTAGCCAAAAA GTCACAAGACTTTAACTGTGAAAACTGTGGTTCTCACATGAGGACAGCCTTGCTTCCATGCACAGCAAGTAACATTCCAAGCCTGGCTGATGTGGAGGCCAAAGAGTTAGCAAAACAAATCAGTTTTAag GCAGAGACGAATTCTGCTACCAGTGCTGTTGCTGAACCCTCTCCAGCACAGACACCTATAATAAGTGCAAACCAAGATGTCCAAGTTTCCCATCAGATTCCATTCACTCACGCCAATCCAGAAACAGAAGCTATAACAGAG ATTGATGGCGATGGCACTCACACTGGAACTCAGGAACCTCCACAAAGCCGACCCAATACTACGTCCCTAAGCCCTCGACAGCGGCGTGCTCAGCAGCAGCGACAGGCAAGGCGCCCAACTTCACCATCGTACTCTCACGTCCGTCGGCCAGCTAATACTAGTCAAATAGGATCAACTGTCCTAATTGTCATCCTCACATTAGCACTGGCTGCCCTCATTTTCCGAAGGATTTACATGGCTAACGAATACAGATTTGACTATGAATTGTAA